From Drosophila suzukii chromosome 2R, CBGP_Dsuzu_IsoJpt1.0, whole genome shotgun sequence, a single genomic window includes:
- the LOC108008167 gene encoding uncharacterized protein has product MKFLALIVSTFLILSLASQLEARRRFYCLWSTKRTCSKSTPTCIRLQTGVANNVATYTCKYYRSDCQYLLDSCKGETSFGLLGSSADVQTNCVNNGIAIGGTGAC; this is encoded by the exons ATGAAGTTCTTGGCCCTAATTGTATCGACCTTTTTGATCCTGAGTCTGGCATCTCAGCTGGAGGCTCGCAGGCGATTCTACTGCCTGTGGAGCACCAAAAGGACCTGCTCCAAGAGCACTCCCACATGCATCCGTCTGCAAACTGGAGTGGCTAACAATGTGGCCACCTACACTTGCAAATACTATCGCAGCGATTGCCAGTATCTTCTAGATAGTTGCAAGGGCGAGACAA GCTTTGGCCTACTTGGATCATCGGCGGATGTGCAAACCAATTGTGTTAACAATGGTATCGCAATTGGAGGAACTGGAGCCTGTTag
- the LOC108009048 gene encoding uncharacterized protein translates to MRLTLALLVLIALIVVVTEAQKNQKRTKARTLVRATPRQSRSKKSNARTRNLKRRSVKARNSNRKAVIVVGNGSSSSSSSSTPASRCTTTTTSCYANSNVCGRWSSTRRCHRFKNRCLMEQANCQTSVSSWNVVNLANCTSITVNNTGTCSSTFSSSSSSTSNSALASMLASILGSSASSSSVTPIIIRRG, encoded by the exons ATGCGTTTGACGTTGGCACTTTTGGTGCTGATCGCACTGATCGTCGTGGTTACCGAGGCCCAAAAAAATCAGAAGAGGACGAAGGCCAGAACTTTGGTTAGAGCCACTCCCCGTCAATCGCGATCTAAAAAAAGTAATGCCCGAACTAGGAACCTGAAAAGGCGATCGGTAAAAGCCCGTAACTCCAATCGCAAAGCGGTGATTGTTGTTGGCAACGGCAGCAGTTCCTCCAGCAGCAGTTCCACACCCGCCTCCCGatgcaccaccaccaccacgaGCTGCTATGCCAACTCCAATGTCTGCGGTCGATGGAGTTCCACCCGCAGATGTCATCGGTTCAAAAACAGGTGCCTCATGGAGCAGGCCAATTGCCAGACAAGTGTTTCCA GCTGGAACGTGGTAAATCTGGCCAACTGTACGAGCATAACTGTCAATAATACTGGCACCTGTAGCAGCACCTTTTCATCCTCATCGAGTTCAACATCCAACTCTGCCTTGGCCAGCATGCTCGCCTCAATTTTGGGATCATCAGCATCTTCATCGAGCGTCACGCCCATTATTATCCGAAGAGGTTGA
- the LOC108008980 gene encoding uncharacterized protein: MKSTLGLSTVLIIVVFACGLHSGTSSSSSSPKICVLNNCDWNSSTNACARYGSSNLCNRFRNSCAMRYESCVSSSSVKYTAVSLSQCSGISVGSRGTCGGSSSSSSSSANVVPIIIRRG; this comes from the coding sequence ATGAAAAGCACTTTGGGTCTGTCGACGGTCCTGATTATCGTGGTATTCGCATGTGGTCTACACTCCGGCACTTCGAGTAGCAGTTCCTCGCCCAAGATCTGTGTCCTGAATAACTGCGACTGGAACTCGTCGACCAATGCCTGTGCTCGCTATGGAAGCTCCAATCTGTGCAATCGCTTCAGGAACAGCTGCGCCATGCGATATGAATCCTGCGTGTCTTCCAGTTCCGTCAAATATACGGCCGTCAGTCTGTCCCAATGCTCCGGAATCAGCGTGGGTTCCCGAGGAACCTGCGGCGGATCATCCTCATCCTCTTCTTCATCCGCAAATGTTGTACCTATAATCATACGCAGAGGTTGA